Proteins from one Candidatus Sulfotelmatobacter sp. genomic window:
- a CDS encoding M48 family metalloprotease, with protein sequence MTQTPPFTGPESLRVPGEWSTFFWTLASLPVTIVILGWLFQHQITWQELALLLVLAMIYVAFARGRLLGGGVRVHAGQFAHVHAIVEECARMLRMPVPHVFIRDDPFVPCVAVGIGEPYAIVISAQYVDHFADDELRFLIGRELGHIASGHTRYTSLLSANGRENAIVSVAFGAWLRRIEYTADRVGLLCCSSLDSAVRAIAVSSFGHIGRKIDLGAFAEQLREISAEPSLRMGEWSGSNPYATNRIAALHRFARDPLYQRWAQRFAQNAQRPVELEQRQTVYAGFWRRVWALTIDVVLIQILVPAAGNVIQTVKSGRTYAPNLKDLDTDSDVPAAVKTAVHQVANVAAQQHAHVYTFAPVQGPELIVMFVYAVILVGLVGQTFGMMVSDLRVTGPERHVRIGLGAAFSRYVGMTISLFMVFGWFSIFRHIQPYERWSKTRLISGAAPVRS encoded by the coding sequence GTGACGCAGACCCCGCCCTTCACCGGGCCGGAATCGCTGCGAGTCCCCGGCGAGTGGTCGACGTTCTTCTGGACGCTCGCGTCGCTGCCGGTCACGATCGTCATCCTGGGCTGGCTCTTCCAACACCAGATCACCTGGCAGGAGCTGGCCCTGCTGCTCGTCCTGGCGATGATCTACGTCGCCTTCGCGCGCGGCCGGCTGCTGGGCGGCGGCGTGCGTGTCCATGCCGGGCAGTTCGCGCACGTTCACGCCATCGTCGAGGAGTGCGCACGGATGCTGCGGATGCCGGTGCCGCACGTGTTCATCCGCGACGACCCGTTCGTGCCGTGCGTCGCGGTCGGGATCGGCGAGCCGTACGCGATCGTGATCTCGGCGCAGTACGTCGACCATTTCGCCGACGACGAGCTGCGCTTCTTGATCGGGCGCGAGCTGGGCCACATCGCGTCCGGCCACACCCGCTACACCTCGCTGCTGAGCGCCAACGGACGCGAGAACGCCATCGTCTCGGTCGCCTTCGGCGCGTGGCTGCGCCGCATCGAGTATACCGCCGACCGCGTGGGGCTGCTCTGCTGCAGCTCGCTGGACTCGGCGGTGCGTGCGATCGCGGTCTCGTCGTTCGGCCACATCGGCCGCAAGATCGACCTGGGCGCGTTCGCCGAGCAGCTGCGTGAGATCTCGGCGGAGCCCTCGCTGCGCATGGGCGAGTGGAGCGGCTCGAATCCCTACGCCACCAACCGCATCGCCGCGCTGCACCGCTTCGCGCGCGATCCGCTCTACCAGCGCTGGGCGCAGCGTTTCGCGCAGAACGCGCAGCGACCGGTCGAGCTCGAGCAGCGCCAGACCGTCTACGCCGGCTTCTGGCGGCGCGTGTGGGCGTTGACGATCGACGTCGTCCTCATCCAGATTCTCGTGCCGGCCGCCGGCAACGTCATCCAAACCGTCAAGTCGGGCCGAACCTATGCCCCGAACCTCAAGGATCTCGACACCGATTCCGACGTTCCCGCCGCGGTCAAGACGGCCGTCCATCAAGTGGCGAACGTCGCGGCGCAACAACACGCGCATGTGTACACGTTCGCTCCCGTCCAGGGGCCGGAGTTGATCGTGATGTTCGTCTACGCCGTCATCCTGGTCGGGCTCGTCGGCCAGACCTTCGGGATGATGGTCTCCGACCTGCGCGTGACCGGCCCCGAGCGGCACGTGCGCATCGGCCTGGGCGCCGCGTTCAGCCGGTACGTGGGGATGACGATCAGCCTGTTCATGGTCTTCGGCTGGTTCTCGATCTTCCGGCACATCCAGCCCTACGAGCGCTGGTCGAAGACGCGCCTGATCAGCGGCGCCGCACCCGTCCGTTCCTGA
- a CDS encoding quinone oxidoreductase, with protein sequence MHAIRIDRTGGPEVLQLTDVPTPTAGPGQVLIRQTTAGINYIDVYFRTGLYPTQLPVTLGREGAGVVEAVGEGVIDLHAGDRVAYTNVAGGGYAEYNAVNAAEVVATPEGVSDEVACALMLQGMTAHYLVSDVFPLRSGHVALVHAAAGGVGLLLVQLAKARGATVIGLVGTDAKAELARQAGAHHVIVYADEDFAEATERLVGEHAVDVAYDSVGKETWERSLRVLRPRGMLVNFGNASGPMPALEPQRLSAAGSIFFTRPTLVDFIRHRDERVARAKDLFDHVIAGKLDVRIGGSYPLADASRAHRDLESRATTGKLVLRP encoded by the coding sequence GTGCACGCGATTCGCATCGACCGCACCGGCGGTCCCGAGGTTCTCCAACTCACCGACGTCCCGACGCCGACGGCCGGCCCGGGGCAGGTCCTGATCCGCCAAACCACGGCGGGCATCAACTACATCGACGTCTACTTTCGCACCGGGCTGTACCCGACGCAGCTGCCGGTGACGTTGGGCCGCGAAGGCGCGGGCGTCGTCGAAGCGGTCGGCGAGGGCGTCATCGATCTCCACGCCGGCGACCGCGTCGCGTACACCAACGTGGCCGGCGGCGGCTACGCCGAGTACAACGCCGTCAACGCCGCCGAGGTCGTGGCGACGCCTGAAGGCGTGAGCGACGAGGTCGCCTGCGCGCTGATGCTGCAGGGAATGACGGCGCACTATCTGGTCTCCGACGTCTTTCCGCTGCGCTCCGGCCACGTCGCGCTCGTGCACGCCGCCGCCGGCGGCGTCGGGCTGCTGCTGGTGCAGCTGGCGAAAGCGCGCGGCGCGACCGTGATCGGCTTGGTCGGCACCGATGCCAAGGCGGAGCTGGCCCGGCAGGCCGGCGCGCACCACGTCATCGTCTACGCGGACGAGGACTTCGCCGAGGCGACGGAACGGCTCGTCGGCGAGCACGCCGTCGACGTCGCGTACGACTCGGTCGGCAAGGAAACCTGGGAGCGCAGCCTGCGGGTGCTCCGCCCGCGCGGGATGCTGGTCAACTTCGGCAACGCCAGCGGGCCGATGCCGGCGCTCGAACCGCAGCGTCTTTCGGCGGCGGGATCGATCTTCTTCACCCGCCCGACGCTGGTCGATTTCATCCGCCACCGCGACGAGCGGGTCGCACGCGCGAAGGATCTGTTCGACCACGTCATCGCCGGTAAGCTCGACGTGCGCATCGGCGGCTCGTATCCGCTGGCCGACGCGTCGCGCGCGCATCGCGATCTCGAATCGCGCGCGACGACCGGCAAGCTGGTGCTGCGGCCCTAG